A genomic region of Prionailurus bengalensis isolate Pbe53 chromosome D1, Fcat_Pben_1.1_paternal_pri, whole genome shotgun sequence contains the following coding sequences:
- the TSPAN18 gene encoding tetraspanin-18, which yields MEGDCLSCMKYLMFVFNFFIFLGGACLLGIGIWVMVDPTGFREIVAANPLLITGAYILLAMGGLLFLLGFLGCCGAVRENKCLLLFFFLFILIIFLAELSAAILAFIFRENLTREFFTKELTKHYQGNNDTDVFSATWNSVMITFGCCGVNGPEDFRFASVFRLLTLDSAEVPEACCRREPQTRDGVLLSREECLLGRDLFLNKQGCYTVILNTFETYVYLAGALAIGVLAIELFAMIFAMCLFRGIQ from the exons CTGGGTGGGGCCTGCCTGCTGGGCATCGGCATCTGGGTCATGGTAGACCCCACCGGCTTCCGGGAGATCGTGGCCGCCAACCCCCTGCTAATCACGGGCGCCTACATCCTCCTGGCCATGGGGGGCCTGCTTTTTCTGCTCGGCTTCCTGGGCTGCTGCGGGGCCGTCCGCGAGAACAAATGTCTGCTGCTGTTT TTCTTCCTGTTCATCCTCATCATCTTCTTGGCGGAGCTCTCGGCGGCCATCCTGGCCTTCATCTTCAGGGAAAAC ctCACCCGAGAGTTCTTCACCAAGGAGCTCACCAAGCACTACCAGGGCAACAACGACACAGACGTCTTCTCTGCCACCTGGAACTCCGTCATGATCACG TTTGGTTGCTGTGGGGTCAACGGGCCTGAAGATTTCAGGTTCGCATCGGTTTTCCGACTGCTGACTTTGGACAGTGCCGAGGTCCCGGAGGCCTGCTGCCGGAGAGAGCCCCAGACTCGGGACGGGGTCCTGCTGAGCAGGGAGGAGTGCCTTCTGGGAAGAGACCTGTTCCTGAACAAGCAG GGCTGTTACACCGTGATCCTCAACACCTTTGAAACCTACGTCTACCTGGCTGGAGCCCTCGCCATAGGGGTGCTGGCCATAGAG CTTTTCGCCATGATCTTTGCCATGTGTCTCTTCCGGGGCATCCAGTAG
- the TP53I11 gene encoding tumor protein p53-inducible protein 11 — MAAKQPPPLMKKHSQTDLVSRLKTRKILGVGGEDDDGEVHRSKISQVLGNEIKFAVREPLGLRVWQFASAVLFSGIAIMALAFPDQLYDAVFDGAQVTSKTPIRLYGGALLSISLIMWNALYTAEKVIIRWTLLTEACYFGVQFLVISATLAETGLASLGILLLLASRLLFVVISIYYYYQVGRKPKKV, encoded by the exons ATGGCGGCCAAGCAGCCCCCGCCTCTCATGAAGAAGCACAGCCAGACGGACCTCGTGAGCCGCCTCAAGACCCGCAAGATCCTCGGCGTGGGCGGGGAGGACGACGACGGGGAGGTGCACCGCTCCAAG ATCAGCCAGGTCTTGGGCAATGAAATCAAGTTTGCTGTTCGGGAGCCTCTGGGGCTGAG GGTCTGGCAGTTTGCTTCTGCTGTGCTCTTCTCCGGCATTGCCATCAtg GCCCTCGCCTTCCCTGACCAGCTCTATGATGCGGTCTTTGATGGAGCCCAGGTGACCAGCAAGACCCCCATCCGCCTCTATGGCGGTGCCCTCCTCA gcatCTCCCTGATCATGTGGAATGCTCTCTACACGGCTGAGAAAGTGATCATCCGATGGACTCTGCTCACCGAAGCCTGTTACTTTGGGGTCCAGTTCTTGG TGATCAGTGCCACGCTCGCGGAGACCGGCCTCGCGTCCCTGGGGATTCTGCTGCTCTTGGCCAGCCGCCTCCTTTTTGTCGTCATCAGCATTTACTACTATTACCAAGTGGGCCGAAAACCCAAGAAAGTCTAG